One Corynebacterium uterequi DNA segment encodes these proteins:
- a CDS encoding carboxymuconolactone decarboxylase family protein gives MSIDNLKASLPDYAKDQKLNIGSLIRNSALSEQQLWGTLVAAAAAARNERVFKEIAEDAKEHLSDEAFNAALAAASVMAMNNVAYRAKGWLGDDYAQVKFGLRMNIISKPGVDKADFELWNTAVSTINGCEHCTLAHEKTLREETLTKEQIWESIKLASVVNALALTLEVESFR, from the coding sequence ATGTCGATCGATAATCTCAAGGCGTCACTGCCGGACTACGCCAAGGACCAGAAGCTCAACATCGGCTCCCTCATCCGCAACTCTGCGCTCTCCGAGCAGCAGCTGTGGGGCACCCTTGTCGCGGCCGCCGCGGCCGCTCGCAACGAGCGCGTGTTCAAGGAGATCGCCGAAGATGCAAAAGAGCACCTTAGCGACGAGGCGTTCAACGCGGCCCTCGCCGCCGCGTCCGTCATGGCGATGAACAACGTTGCCTACCGTGCGAAGGGCTGGCTAGGCGATGATTACGCACAGGTGAAGTTCGGCCTGCGCATGAACATCATCTCTAAGCCGGGTGTAGACAAGGCCGACTTCGAGCTGTGGAACACCGCCGTTTCCACCATCAACGGTTGCGAGCATTGTACCCTTGCCCACGAGAAGACTCTCCGCGAGGAAACCCTCACGAAGGAGCAGATCTGGGAGTCCATCAAACTGGCCTCCGTCGTCAATGCTCTAGCTCTCACTCTTGAGGTGGAGTCCTTCCGCTAG